The Quercus robur chromosome 7, dhQueRobu3.1, whole genome shotgun sequence genome has a segment encoding these proteins:
- the LOC126691007 gene encoding aspartic proteinase nepenthesin-2-like encodes MVYDLTRYMSYSSISEILEVISVWVPVSSISKVSDSLGCSISSTHQPLGVVRFGDTPQSLPSQLGLTKFSYCLLSHFYDDTKESTDLILDLDGELEAKGLSYTPLIPSKSVSTGFHFYGYRYVILLEIVVGDTHVMIPDKFRVLGPDGNGGTILDAGSPYTYMERSIYQNVSEAFESQMGRYAGAPDIGVLGSCFQLIPNEVSLYYPPLTLILI; translated from the exons ATGGTATATGATCTAACCAGATACAT GAGTTATTCTTCCATCTCAGAAATACTAGAAGTCATTTCtgtgtgggttccagttagctcaattagtaaagtctctgatagtc TTGGTTGCTCAATTTCCTCAACCCATCAACCTTTGGGAGTCGTTCGGTTTGGTGATACCCCACAATCATTGCCTTCTCAATTGGGTCTAACCAAATTCTCGTATTGTTTGTTGTCTCACTTTTACGATGACACAAAGGAGAGCACTGACCTTATTTTGGACCTTGATGGTGAATTAGAAGCAAAAGGCCTTAGCTACACACCATTGATCCCAAGCAAGTCTGTCTCTACAGGTTTTCATTTTTATGGCTATCGTTACGTTATTCTTTTGGAAATTGTCGTTGGTGATACGCATGTTATGATTCCAGATAAATTTCGTGTGCTAGGACCTGATGGCAATGGTGGAACTATATTGGACGCAGGGTCACCTTACACGTATATGGAAAGGTCAATTTATCAAAACGTGTCAGAAGCGTTTGAGAGTCAAATGGGACGTTATGCTGGAGCTCCTGACATTGGTGTTCTTGGGTCATGTTTCCAACTTATTCCCAATGAGGTGTCGTTGTATTATCCGCCATTAACTTTGATATTAATTTGA